The [Clostridium] colinum genome includes the window ATGAATACTTATGAAGACTGCTGGGGCGAATGCCTTAAGTCTATGCAACAAGAACTAGGTGATTTTGCTTTTAAAACTTGGTTTGGTGACTTACAATTTATATCTTTTGAAAATAATACACTTATTTTAAAATCTTCTGATACATTTTACATAGAACATATAAAACTTAAATATATGCCCGTATTAACTGCTGTTTGCGAGCAATGTTTTAATAAAAAAAATATTATTATTAGACTTGTATTAGAAGAAGACTTAAAAGATATTTTTAATGAACCTAAAAAGAAAAACGCTGAAAATAACCTAAATAATAACTATATTTTTGAAAATTTTGTAATTGGTGAGAGCAACAGGCTTGCCCACGCAGCCTCTGTGGCAGTTGCAGAAAGCCCTGGTATATATAATCCACTTTTTTTATATGGTGATGTTGGGCTTGGCAAAACACACCTTATGCACGCTATTGCAAACTACATATTAGTAAAAAATCCAGATACAAAAGTGCTTTATGCTTCTTGTGAAAAATTTACAAATGAGCTTATAGCATCTATCCGTGAGCAAAAAAATAAAGAATTTAGAGAAAAATATAGAAAAATAGATGTTTTATTAATAGATGATATCCAATTTATAGTAGATAAAACACAAACACAAGAAGAATTTTTTCATACTTTTAACGACCTTAAAGATTCTGGAAAACAAATAATTATATCTAGTGATAGACCACCTAACGAGATTGAAACATTAACAGAAAGGTTACGTTCTAGGTTTGCCGGTGGGCTTATAGCAGATATAAAAACACCTAATTTTGAGACTAGAACAGCTATTTTAGAAAAAAAGGCAGAATCTTTAAATATAACTATACCAAAAGAGGTATCTCAGTTTATAGCAAAGTCTGTTAAAAGCAATATAAGAGAGCTAGAAGGGGCTTTAACACGTGTTATCGCATATTCTAATCTTACAGGTGTTAGCCTTAGCATAGAGCTTGCAGAAAACGCACTTAAAGATATTATACAAGATAAAGATGTATCTTTATCTACTCAATCTATTTTAGAAGCCGTATCTAACCATTTTAACGTAAAAATAGAAGAAATTAAAAGTAAAAAAAGAAACCAACCTATAACAAATGCTAGACAAGTTTATATGTATCTTACAAGAGAGCTATTAAACGAATCTTTATTAAATATTGGCAAAAGTATAGATAGAGACCATTCTACTGTTATACACGGTATAGAAAAAATAGAAGAAAAAATTAAAAAAGATAAAAATTTTGAAGCTTCTTTAGTAACATTAAAAGATAAAATATTAAAAAAATAAATAAATTTTTATGTTGAAAACCACTTTAAAACTATGTTGTTAAATTGTTAATAACTTTTTATTTAATTTTGCTATGTTTATTATGTTGATAAGTTTTGATTTATTTTTTTTTATCAACATACTTTTAAATTTATTTTTTTGCTAAATTTATAGGCTTTTAAAAGTTTTCAACATATAAACACCCCCTACTACTATAACTACGAAAAAATCATATTAAACATATATATTTTTTAATAAAAAGTTTTACACATTATATAAAGGAGATTTACTTATGCACATTAAATGTAAAAAAGATATTTTATTAATAAACATAAACATTGTTTTAAAATCTGTTGCATCTAGAACAACCTTACCTATATTAGAATGTATATTATTAAAAGCAGATAAAGAAGGATTTAAATTAATATCTAATGATTTAGAGCTAGGTATAAAAACTGCTAATATAGAAGCTGATATAATAGAAAAAGGTATAGTTGCCTTAGAAGCTAGAATGTTTTATGATATAATTAAAAGTATGCCAGATGGAGATATATCTATAAATGTAGATGAAAAAAATGTTACCATTATAAAAAGTGGAAAAACAGAATTTAAAATATTAGGACAAAATGGAGAAGAATTTCCTACACTTAATACTGTGGAAAAAGAAGAAAAATATAGTATTAGTGCATCTACTTTAAAAAATATGATTAAACAAACAAAATTTTCTGTGTCTTCTGATGAGTCTAAACCAGTTTTAACAGGTGAGCTTATTGAAATAAAAGAAGGTTATTTAAACATTGTAGCTATAGATGGATTTAGAGTATCTTTTAGACGTACACAAATAAGCAAAGATTTTAAAAATGCCGAAGTTGTTGTGCCTGCAAAAGCTTTAAATGAAATTATAAAAATATTATCTGATAAAGAAGATAGTATGGTAAATTTATATTTTAATGAAAATTACATTTTATTTGAGCTTGATAGTTGTATAATAGTATCTAGGCTATTAGACGGAGAGTTTTTAAAATATGAACAAATATTTACAGAAGATTATAATACAAAAATAGAAGTTGATAGAATAAGCCTTTTAAACAGCTTAGAAAGAGCTTCTTTAATATCTAAAGATAACAAAAAAACGCCAGTAAAATTAGAAATAAAAACAAATGAAAATCTTGTTATTACATCTAATACAGAATTTGGTACATCATATGAAGAAGTATTTATAGATATTGAAGGAGAGGGGCTTAGTATAGCATTTAACCCTAGATATTTAATAGAGGCTTTAAAAGCTATAGATGATGAAAAAGTTATAATACAGTTTATAACTTCTCTTAGCCCTTGTATCATTAAAGGTGTTGATAACAACGATTATAAATATTTAATTTTACCTTTAAAAATAAATGAATAAAAATACAGAAAAAAGTAAAAGTAAATAATAGTTTTTAATTTATATTTTTAAATATAAAAAATTAGTTTTTTAAGATATATTGGTTGCTATAATTTTATTCTTATAGCAAAAGGGTGTGGATAAAATTTACACCTAAGACTGAAGAAAAAATTTTTTGGACTAATTTTTTTTCATTTTTATGTATTACATAAAAATTATGCATAACATAAAACTTTATTTTAGATTGTATAAAAAACTAAATTTTTATAGTCTTTGCCATTGTGTGAAGAACTTTGAAGGTTGTAGATAAAATCTACAACCTCTAAAAATATTTATATATAACAAAAGTGGTGATAATATGGAAGAAATAAAATTTAATACAGAATTTATAAAATTACAACAATTTATAAAATTAGCTAGAGTTGTTGGACAAGGCTCTGATGCTAAAATGCTTATATTAGATGGTATTGTAAAAGTAAATGGTCAAGTTTGCATTGAAAGAGGCAAAAAGATAAGAAATGGAGATATTATAGACATAGATGGTATAGGTACATTTAAAGCTATAGGTGAATAAAATGTATGTAAAAAAAATATCTTTAAAAAATTATAGAAATATAGAACGCCTAGAGCTAGAGCTTAAAAATGGTGTTAATATTTTTTATGGACAAAATGCACAAGGAAAAACTAATCTTTTAGAAAGTATATATATAGGAGCAACAGGAAGAAGCCATAGAACACATAAAGATAAAGAACTTATAAATTTTAATCAAGATGAAGCTCATATAAGGCTAGAAGTACAAAAAGAGACTATTTTTGATAAAATAGATGTACATTTAAAAAAAGAAAGTAAAAAAGGTATTGCTATAAACAATATACCTATAAATAAATTAGGGGAGCTTTTTGGCTATCTTAATGTTGTTATATTTTCTCCAGAAGATTTGAATCTTATAAAACAAGGCCCACAAGAAAGGCGAAAGTTTATAGATATAGAACTTTGTCAAATTAATAGTATATATTATTACAATTTATCACAGTATTATAAAGTTTTGAAACAAAGAAATGCTTTATTAAAAAAAATAGCTAAAAATCCTAGTTTAAAAGATACACTTTTTGTATGGGATAGTCAACTTATAGACTTTGGTATGAAAATAATAAAAGAGAGAGATTTATTTATAAAAAAAATAAATAATATATCTAAAACAATTCATAAAGATATAACAAGTGGTAAAGAAAAATTAGAAATAAAATATAAACCAAGTGTTTTAGAAACAGAATTTAAAGAAAAGCTAGAAAAAAATATAGATAAAGATATTTTATATGCAAACACTTCTTATGGGCCCCATAAAGATGATATGCTATTTTTTATAAATGGTGTAAATGCTAGAGAGTTTGGCTCGCAAGGGCAACAAAGAACAACTTCTTTAAGCTTAAAATTAGCAGAGATAGAGCTAATAAAAGAAGAAAAAGATATATTACCAA containing:
- the dnaN gene encoding DNA polymerase III subunit beta, encoding MHIKCKKDILLININIVLKSVASRTTLPILECILLKADKEGFKLISNDLELGIKTANIEADIIEKGIVALEARMFYDIIKSMPDGDISINVDEKNVTIIKSGKTEFKILGQNGEEFPTLNTVEKEEKYSISASTLKNMIKQTKFSVSSDESKPVLTGELIEIKEGYLNIVAIDGFRVSFRRTQISKDFKNAEVVVPAKALNEIIKILSDKEDSMVNLYFNENYILFELDSCIIVSRLLDGEFLKYEQIFTEDYNTKIEVDRISLLNSLERASLISKDNKKTPVKLEIKTNENLVITSNTEFGTSYEEVFIDIEGEGLSIAFNPRYLIEALKAIDDEKVIIQFITSLSPCIIKGVDNNDYKYLILPLKINE
- a CDS encoding RNA-binding S4 domain-containing protein, with the translated sequence MEEIKFNTEFIKLQQFIKLARVVGQGSDAKMLILDGIVKVNGQVCIERGKKIRNGDIIDIDGIGTFKAIGE
- the dnaA gene encoding chromosomal replication initiator protein DnaA; this encodes MNTYEDCWGECLKSMQQELGDFAFKTWFGDLQFISFENNTLILKSSDTFYIEHIKLKYMPVLTAVCEQCFNKKNIIIRLVLEEDLKDIFNEPKKKNAENNLNNNYIFENFVIGESNRLAHAASVAVAESPGIYNPLFLYGDVGLGKTHLMHAIANYILVKNPDTKVLYASCEKFTNELIASIREQKNKEFREKYRKIDVLLIDDIQFIVDKTQTQEEFFHTFNDLKDSGKQIIISSDRPPNEIETLTERLRSRFAGGLIADIKTPNFETRTAILEKKAESLNITIPKEVSQFIAKSVKSNIRELEGALTRVIAYSNLTGVSLSIELAENALKDIIQDKDVSLSTQSILEAVSNHFNVKIEEIKSKKRNQPITNARQVYMYLTRELLNESLLNIGKSIDRDHSTVIHGIEKIEEKIKKDKNFEASLVTLKDKILKK
- the recF gene encoding DNA replication/repair protein RecF (All proteins in this family for which functions are known are DNA-binding proteins that assist the filamentation of RecA onto DNA for the initiation of recombination or recombinational repair.) is translated as MYVKKISLKNYRNIERLELELKNGVNIFYGQNAQGKTNLLESIYIGATGRSHRTHKDKELINFNQDEAHIRLEVQKETIFDKIDVHLKKESKKGIAINNIPINKLGELFGYLNVVIFSPEDLNLIKQGPQERRKFIDIELCQINSIYYYNLSQYYKVLKQRNALLKKIAKNPSLKDTLFVWDSQLIDFGMKIIKERDLFIKKINNISKTIHKDITSGKEKLEIKYKPSVLETEFKEKLEKNIDKDILYANTSYGPHKDDMLFFINGVNAREFGSQGQQRTTSLSLKLAEIELIKEEKDILPILLLDDVLSELDKNRQKFLIKNIKNLQVIITCTGVEDVLKNLDEECNIFYVSNGKINIKNSV